In Deinococcus sedimenti, a single genomic region encodes these proteins:
- a CDS encoding response regulator, with protein MTPDRAGVRLLVVDDEEQILELLDLTLAIHGFEVCPASSGPRALEVLAQERIDVIVMDVLMVPWDGFETVRRMAAQHGAALPPVVFLSGLARPAVMPDLGPDVVQEYLVKPFRPSQLVERIEEARRRKPSR; from the coding sequence ATGACCCCGGATCGTGCCGGGGTGCGCCTTCTGGTCGTGGATGACGAGGAGCAGATCCTGGAACTGCTGGATCTGACCCTGGCCATTCACGGGTTTGAGGTCTGCCCGGCCAGCAGTGGACCGCGCGCGCTGGAGGTCCTGGCGCAGGAACGGATTGACGTGATCGTCATGGACGTGCTGATGGTGCCGTGGGACGGGTTCGAGACGGTGCGCCGCATGGCCGCCCAGCATGGTGCGGCGCTGCCGCCGGTGGTGTTTCTGTCCGGTCTGGCGCGACCGGCGGTCATGCCGGACCTGGGTCCTGACGTGGTGCAGGAGTACCTCGTCAAGCCGTTCCGGCCGTCGCAACTCGTCGAGCGGATCGAGGAAGCCCGGCGCCGTAAGCCGTCCCGCTAG
- the pdxS gene encoding pyridoxal 5'-phosphate synthase lyase subunit PdxS: protein MTEATTGTPALKQGFAEMFKGGVIMDVVTADQARIAEAAGATAVMALERVPADIRKDGGVARMSDPKMIKEIIGAVSIPVMAKVRIGHIVEAQILQALGVDFIDESEVLTPADDQYHILKHDFKVPFVCGAKNLGEALRRVGEGASMIRTKGEAGTGNVIEAVRHARTVLGEIKHIQARPAEELMTVARDLQAPYELVRYVHEHGKLPVVNFAAGGVATPADAALMMLLGLDGVFVGSGIFKSDNPERRAQAIVKAVTHFQNPEVLAEISEDLGAPMTGINIDDLIPAERLAARGW from the coding sequence ATGACTGAAGCGACCACCGGTACCCCCGCCCTGAAGCAGGGCTTCGCTGAAATGTTCAAGGGCGGCGTCATCATGGACGTCGTCACCGCCGACCAGGCCCGCATCGCCGAGGCCGCCGGCGCGACCGCCGTCATGGCCCTCGAACGCGTCCCCGCCGACATCCGCAAGGACGGCGGCGTGGCCCGCATGAGCGACCCCAAGATGATCAAGGAGATCATCGGCGCCGTCAGCATCCCCGTCATGGCCAAGGTCCGCATCGGGCACATCGTGGAAGCGCAGATCCTCCAGGCGCTCGGCGTGGACTTCATCGACGAGTCCGAAGTCCTGACCCCGGCCGACGACCAGTACCACATCCTCAAGCACGACTTCAAAGTGCCCTTCGTGTGCGGCGCCAAGAACCTCGGCGAGGCCCTGCGCCGCGTCGGCGAGGGCGCGAGCATGATCCGCACCAAGGGCGAGGCCGGGACCGGCAACGTCATCGAGGCCGTCCGTCACGCCCGCACGGTGCTGGGCGAGATCAAGCACATCCAGGCCCGCCCCGCCGAGGAACTCATGACCGTCGCCCGCGACCTCCAGGCGCCCTACGAACTGGTCCGCTACGTGCACGAGCACGGCAAGCTGCCCGTCGTGAACTTCGCCGCCGGTGGCGTGGCCACGCCCGCCGACGCCGCGCTGATGATGCTTCTGGGCCTGGACGGCGTGTTCGTCGGCAGCGGCATCTTCAAGAGCGACAACCCCGAGCGCCGCGCGCAGGCCATCGTGAAGGCCGTCACGCACTTCCAGAACCCCGAGGTGCTCGCCGAGATCAGCGAGGACCTGGGCGCCCCGATGACCGGCATCAACATCGACGACCTGATTCCTGCCGAGCGCCTCGCCGCGCGCGGCTGGTAA
- the pdxT gene encoding pyridoxal 5'-phosphate synthase glutaminase subunit PdxT gives MARIGVLALQGAFREHRAALERLGAQVTEVRLATDLDGLHGLILPGGESTTMARLMTEYALWEPLRAFHARGGQLWGTCAGAILLSREVQGAPPQFGRQDSLDLLDVTVQRNAFGRQIDSFTTGLDVRGLDGAFPAVFIRAPAFARVGDGVEVLSEYDGQAVAVRQGRVLATAFHPELTGDDRLHGLFLQGCLTPA, from the coding sequence ATGGCCCGCATCGGCGTGCTGGCCCTCCAGGGCGCGTTCCGCGAGCACCGCGCCGCCCTGGAACGCCTGGGCGCCCAGGTGACCGAAGTCCGTCTCGCGACGGACCTGGACGGCCTGCACGGCCTGATCCTCCCCGGCGGCGAGAGCACCACCATGGCCCGCCTGATGACCGAGTATGCGCTGTGGGAACCCCTGCGGGCCTTCCACGCGCGCGGCGGGCAGCTGTGGGGCACCTGCGCGGGCGCGATCCTGCTGTCCCGCGAGGTGCAGGGCGCCCCGCCGCAGTTCGGACGGCAGGACAGCCTGGACCTGCTGGACGTGACCGTGCAGCGCAACGCCTTCGGGCGGCAGATCGACTCGTTCACGACCGGCCTGGACGTGCGCGGCCTGGACGGCGCGTTCCCCGCCGTGTTCATCCGCGCGCCCGCCTTCGCCCGCGTCGGTGACGGCGTGGAAGTCCTGTCCGAGTACGACGGGCAGGCCGTCGCGGTGCGTCAGGGCCGCGTGCTCGCCACCGCGTTCCACCCGGAACTCACCGGGGACGACCGCCTGCACGGGCTGTTCCTGCAGGGCTGCCTCACGCCCGCCTGA
- a CDS encoding MDR family MFS transporter, with protein sequence MNALPNLSPQARQLATTGLIVGVFLAALEASVVATAMPSVIRDLGGEHLYALPFAVYLLTSTVSSPLWGRASDVVGRRRLYLAAIVIFLIGSALCGQSHSMVLLIAARAVQGIGAGGLLPLTLTMVGELYSLQERSRVQSLISGVWGVSGLVGPLLGGWLTEAVSWRWTFYASLPFGVAALLLALRFLPETGQPRPARIDWAGAALFTLGSGLVVWGLEQRQWLLVGLGAATLAGAVVLERRHPDPLLPMRALRERLPRVAFAGNLLGGAAYFGVIAYLPLYAQGVTGGGATAGGAILTPMLVGWTLTAIVTSRLVKTVPLARIAQAGFAVLVVMFGALIFAVHAPLWVTSALGFAVGTGMGFSMLSLLLAAQESSAREELGAVTSGVLFARQMGGALGTALMALLIGSAAIESGGFDLAEGLRRAYLLALGLVVVALALSLRLRVTRPTQAPAPASND encoded by the coding sequence GTGAATGCCCTCCCCAACCTCAGCCCGCAGGCGCGGCAACTGGCCACCACCGGCCTGATCGTGGGCGTGTTCCTGGCTGCGCTGGAGGCCAGCGTGGTCGCCACCGCCATGCCCAGCGTCATCCGCGACCTGGGCGGCGAGCACCTGTACGCCCTCCCGTTCGCCGTGTACCTGCTGACCAGCACCGTCAGCAGCCCCCTGTGGGGCCGCGCCAGCGACGTGGTGGGCCGCCGCCGCCTATATTTGGCGGCCATCGTGATCTTCCTGATCGGCTCGGCGCTGTGCGGGCAGAGTCACTCCATGGTCCTGCTGATCGCCGCGCGGGCTGTGCAGGGCATCGGCGCGGGCGGCCTGCTGCCCCTGACCCTCACGATGGTCGGCGAACTGTACTCCCTGCAGGAGCGCAGCCGCGTGCAGTCCCTGATCTCCGGCGTGTGGGGCGTGTCCGGACTGGTGGGGCCTCTGCTGGGCGGCTGGCTCACGGAGGCCGTCTCGTGGCGCTGGACCTTCTACGCCAGCCTGCCGTTCGGCGTGGCGGCGTTGCTGCTGGCCCTGCGCTTCCTGCCGGAGACCGGGCAGCCCCGCCCCGCGAGAATCGACTGGGCGGGCGCGGCGCTGTTCACGCTGGGCAGCGGACTGGTCGTGTGGGGCCTGGAGCAGCGGCAGTGGCTGCTGGTGGGACTGGGCGCCGCGACCCTGGCCGGAGCCGTGGTCCTGGAACGCCGCCACCCGGACCCGCTGCTGCCCATGCGCGCCCTGCGCGAGCGGCTGCCGCGCGTGGCGTTCGCGGGGAACCTGCTGGGCGGCGCGGCGTACTTCGGCGTGATCGCGTACCTGCCGCTGTACGCGCAAGGTGTCACGGGCGGCGGCGCCACGGCGGGCGGCGCGATCCTGACCCCCATGCTGGTCGGCTGGACCCTGACGGCCATCGTCACCTCGCGCCTCGTGAAAACGGTGCCGCTGGCCCGCATCGCCCAGGCAGGGTTCGCGGTGCTCGTCGTCATGTTCGGCGCGCTGATCTTCGCCGTGCACGCGCCGCTGTGGGTCACGAGCGCGCTGGGCTTCGCGGTGGGCACCGGCATGGGCTTTTCCATGCTGAGCCTGCTGCTGGCCGCACAGGAGTCCTCCGCGCGCGAGGAACTGGGCGCCGTCACCAGCGGCGTCCTGTTCGCCCGGCAGATGGGCGGCGCGCTGGGCACCGCGCTGATGGCCCTGCTGATCGGCTCGGCCGCAATCGAAAGCGGCGGGTTCGACCTCGCCGAGGGGCTGCGCCGCGCGTACCTGCTGGCGCTGGGACTCGTGGTGGTGGCCCTGGCACTCAGCCTGCGCCTGCGCGTCACCCGGCCCACGCAGGCGCCCGCACCGGCCAGCAACGACTGA
- a CDS encoding aldo/keto reductase, translating into MHQRPLGRTGLNVTEIGYGAWGIGADMWKGAQDDQSLDALRRYIELGGNFIDTAMGYGSGHSERLVGQVAREHPGTLVATKISPKNMGWPAAPGTTADEAFPAEYITDMTRASLERLGLPSIDVQQLHVWNDAWLGQGDWQDAVTQLKRDGLIRAFGISINDHQPDNAVKAVEAGAVDSVQVIYNVFDQSPQDRLLDACLANGVGVIVRVALDEGSLTGTLTESTTFPDGDWRNGYFGGDRLTQLQPRLRAIEQDLGIRTDQLAETSLRFVLAHPAVSTVIVGMRSVRNVERNAALADGQGLAAEQVQRLHAHRWDRNWYRAD; encoded by the coding sequence ATGCACCAACGTCCGCTGGGCCGCACCGGCCTGAACGTCACCGAGATCGGCTACGGCGCCTGGGGCATCGGCGCCGACATGTGGAAGGGCGCCCAGGACGACCAGAGCCTGGACGCCCTGCGCCGCTACATCGAACTGGGCGGAAACTTCATCGACACCGCCATGGGCTACGGCAGCGGCCACAGCGAACGCCTCGTCGGGCAGGTGGCCCGCGAGCATCCCGGTACATTGGTCGCCACGAAGATCAGCCCGAAGAACATGGGGTGGCCCGCCGCGCCCGGCACCACCGCCGACGAGGCCTTCCCCGCTGAGTACATCACCGACATGACCCGCGCCAGCCTGGAGCGCCTGGGCCTGCCCAGCATCGATGTGCAGCAGTTGCACGTCTGGAACGATGCCTGGCTGGGCCAGGGCGACTGGCAGGACGCGGTGACCCAGCTCAAGCGCGACGGACTGATCCGCGCCTTCGGGATCAGCATCAACGACCACCAGCCGGACAACGCCGTGAAGGCGGTCGAGGCGGGCGCCGTGGACTCCGTGCAGGTCATCTACAACGTGTTCGATCAGTCCCCGCAGGACCGCCTGCTCGACGCCTGCCTCGCGAACGGCGTGGGCGTCATCGTGCGCGTCGCGCTCGACGAGGGGAGCCTGACCGGCACCCTGACCGAGTCCACCACCTTTCCTGACGGCGACTGGCGCAACGGCTACTTCGGCGGCGACCGCCTGACGCAGCTGCAACCGCGCCTGCGCGCCATCGAGCAGGACCTCGGCATCCGCACCGATCAGCTCGCGGAGACCAGCCTGCGTTTCGTGCTGGCGCACCCCGCTGTGTCCACCGTGATCGTCGGCATGCGCTCTGTGCGCAACGTCGAACGCAACGCCGCGCTGGCGGACGGGCAGGGCCTCGCGGCCGAGCAGGTCCAGCGCCTGCACGCGCACCGCTGGGACCGCAACTGGTACCGCGCGGACTGA
- a CDS encoding response regulator, protein MTQTPLPVHILLVEDSEADIILTQEAFADAGILNHLQIARDGVEALKYLRDPAKARPDVILLDINMPRMNGLELLRVLKHDPALMTIPVIMLTTSHAEEDILRSYQAFAASYVVKPVEFGKFYEAIQALGRYMLTIVRLPPRAS, encoded by the coding sequence ATGACCCAGACCCCACTGCCCGTCCATATTCTGCTCGTCGAGGACAGCGAGGCCGACATCATCCTGACCCAGGAGGCGTTCGCGGACGCGGGTATCCTGAATCACCTGCAGATTGCCCGGGACGGTGTCGAGGCTCTGAAGTACCTGCGCGACCCGGCCAAGGCCCGCCCGGACGTGATCCTGCTGGACATCAACATGCCGCGCATGAACGGCCTGGAGTTGCTGCGGGTGCTCAAGCACGACCCGGCGCTGATGACCATCCCGGTGATCATGTTGACGACCAGTCACGCCGAGGAGGACATCCTGCGCTCGTATCAGGCGTTCGCCGCGAGCTACGTGGTCAAACCCGTGGAGTTCGGCAAGTTTTACGAGGCCATTCAGGCGCTGGGCCGGTACATGCTGACCATCGTGCGCCTGCCGCCCCGCGCCAGCTGA
- a CDS encoding DinB family protein, with protein sequence MNVLQYSLAGGAAFRTPDALLHDLSLGEAVQTVPDLPYTLGALLEHLQVTQRASLALASGRAETWPDGLNVWPDGPWTADRLAAVLLDLRAGLAEAQALAADPSTRARDVLTDLAVHSAYHWGQVALLRRLHGTLPGPEQA encoded by the coding sequence ATGAACGTGCTCCAGTACTCCCTGGCCGGCGGCGCCGCCTTCCGCACCCCGGACGCCCTGCTTCACGACCTGAGCCTCGGTGAGGCCGTCCAGACGGTTCCCGACCTGCCGTACACCCTGGGGGCCCTGCTGGAGCACCTGCAGGTCACGCAGCGGGCCAGTCTGGCCCTGGCGTCCGGACGGGCCGAAACGTGGCCGGATGGGCTGAACGTCTGGCCGGACGGGCCCTGGACCGCCGACCGACTCGCCGCAGTGCTTCTGGACCTGCGTGCCGGACTGGCCGAGGCGCAGGCTCTGGCAGCCGACCCGAGTACCCGGGCGCGGGACGTGCTGACCGACCTGGCGGTGCACAGCGCCTACCACTGGGGGCAGGTGGCCCTGCTGCGCCGCCTGCACGGGACGCTGCCCGGCCCGGAGCAGGCGTGA
- the yjjX gene encoding inosine/xanthosine triphosphatase, which yields MTVLVGSLNPGKVQPVQGVFSALFPGLEVRGVAVPSGVRDQPIGVGETRRGAVNRARRAARRPGATWGVGLEGGVRVERGQGWLFGVVAAVRAQDETLLMSRTAELPVPPAVLPRVLAGEELGRVMDAVLGTTDLKRGAGTVGALTGGLVTRPGVWAQALALALVPALHPDLYPSAADGKNERLLGSDS from the coding sequence GTGACGGTCCTCGTCGGGTCCCTCAACCCGGGCAAGGTTCAGCCTGTGCAGGGCGTCTTCTCGGCTCTGTTCCCCGGCCTGGAGGTGCGGGGCGTGGCGGTGCCCAGCGGCGTGCGTGATCAGCCCATCGGGGTGGGGGAGACCCGGCGGGGGGCCGTGAACCGCGCGCGCCGCGCCGCCCGCCGTCCGGGAGCGACCTGGGGTGTGGGCCTGGAAGGTGGGGTGCGGGTCGAGCGGGGACAGGGTTGGCTGTTCGGGGTGGTGGCGGCCGTGCGGGCGCAGGACGAGACGCTCCTGATGTCCCGCACGGCGGAACTCCCGGTGCCTCCGGCGGTGCTGCCCCGCGTGCTGGCCGGTGAGGAACTGGGCCGGGTGATGGACGCCGTGCTGGGCACCACGGACCTGAAGCGTGGGGCGGGCACGGTGGGCGCCCTGACAGGTGGACTGGTGACCCGCCCGGGCGTGTGGGCCCAGGCGCTGGCCCTGGCGCTGGTGCCCGCCCTGCACCCGGACCTGTACCCGTCCGCAGCAGATGGGAAAAACGAACGTCTGTTAGGCTCGGACTCGTGA
- a CDS encoding MBL fold metallo-hydrolase, with the protein MSTWIQSRQIGPATVHSLTDGEFRLDGGAMFGSVPRVLWERATTPDHLNRIRLRINPLLIQLDGENILVETGMWDQGGEKFEAMYALDRDETVFRGLDAMNLTPEDIHLVINTHLHFDHAGRNVTTLGEPTFPNARYVVQKQELHDARHTHERSRASYLPAYIDPIEHAGLFDIVDGEHDLRPGLSVLPLPGHNLGQQGVVLRQDGQTLVYVADLIPTLAHAPTAYIMGYDLYPVTTLETRKRYLGQWFEEGALICTPHDPDTAFAQLHLNPRGGFTLAPDQHP; encoded by the coding sequence GTGAGCACCTGGATCCAGTCCCGCCAGATCGGCCCCGCCACCGTCCACTCCCTGACCGACGGCGAGTTTCGCCTGGACGGCGGCGCCATGTTCGGCAGCGTCCCCCGCGTCCTGTGGGAGCGGGCCACCACCCCCGACCACCTCAACCGCATCCGCCTGCGCATCAACCCCCTGCTGATCCAGCTGGACGGAGAGAACATTCTCGTCGAAACCGGCATGTGGGACCAGGGCGGCGAGAAATTCGAGGCCATGTATGCCCTCGACCGTGACGAGACCGTCTTCCGCGGCCTGGACGCCATGAACCTGACTCCCGAGGACATTCACCTCGTCATCAACACGCACCTGCACTTCGACCACGCCGGACGCAACGTCACCACGCTGGGCGAACCCACCTTCCCCAACGCCCGCTACGTCGTGCAGAAACAGGAACTCCACGACGCCCGCCACACCCACGAACGCAGCCGCGCCAGCTACCTCCCCGCGTACATCGACCCCATCGAGCATGCGGGCCTGTTCGACATCGTGGACGGCGAACACGACCTGCGCCCCGGCCTGAGCGTCCTCCCGCTCCCCGGACACAACCTCGGCCAGCAGGGCGTCGTCCTGCGGCAGGACGGACAGACCCTCGTGTACGTGGCCGACCTGATCCCCACCCTGGCCCACGCCCCCACCGCGTACATCATGGGCTACGACCTGTACCCCGTCACCACGCTGGAAACCCGCAAACGGTACCTGGGGCAATGGTTCGAGGAAGGCGCCCTGATCTGCACCCCCCACGACCCGGACACCGCCTTCGCGCAGCTGCATCTCAACCCCAGAGGTGGCTTCACGCTCGCGCCGGATCAGCACCCCTGA
- a CDS encoding glycosyltransferase, giving the protein MGGMSGALGSSSAVVIAAFNEEDTVGEVVRVARTFTPEVVVASDGSVDDTARVAREAGAVVVDLPDNLGKGGALHAALLAAQAEVVVLLDADLTGLTDEHLRALCEPVLRGELDMSIGVFEGGGFVTDWGNKLTPHLSGQRACRREWLLSVPDLGTERWPEPAITRHLKATGARWAYVELPNVAQVVKEKKRGFWGGAKARTKMYVSLLTYRARRRRN; this is encoded by the coding sequence ATGGGCGGCATGTCGGGTGCCTTGGGGTCTTCCAGCGCAGTGGTGATTGCGGCGTTCAATGAGGAGGATACCGTCGGCGAGGTTGTGCGCGTGGCGCGGACCTTCACGCCGGAGGTGGTCGTGGCGTCCGACGGCAGCGTGGACGATACGGCCCGCGTGGCGCGCGAGGCGGGCGCCGTCGTTGTGGACCTGCCGGACAACCTCGGCAAGGGCGGGGCGCTGCACGCGGCGCTGCTGGCCGCGCAGGCGGAGGTCGTGGTGCTGCTGGACGCGGACCTGACCGGCCTGACGGACGAGCATCTGCGCGCCCTGTGTGAGCCGGTGCTGCGCGGCGAGCTGGACATGAGCATCGGTGTGTTCGAGGGTGGCGGGTTCGTGACCGACTGGGGGAACAAACTGACCCCGCATCTGAGTGGTCAGCGGGCCTGCCGCCGCGAGTGGCTGCTCTCGGTACCGGACCTGGGCACGGAACGCTGGCCGGAACCGGCGATCACGCGGCACCTGAAGGCTACCGGGGCCCGGTGGGCGTACGTGGAACTGCCGAACGTGGCGCAGGTCGTCAAGGAGAAGAAGCGGGGCTTCTGGGGTGGCGCGAAGGCGCGCACGAAGATGTACGTGTCCCTGCTCACCTACCGCGCCCGGCGCCGCCGAAACTGA
- a CDS encoding protein kinase domain-containing protein, translating into MTPLLLAALFIVGVLLTVRLGERVLSIVAAVVVGLLGLLLGALALGVGGPGGAAQLSELSRAQGVLVAAGFLITTAAYHMGRMVLPSLDRPGRRPVKVQRTAAPTQVPRRSTLSPSKVTSDLRFQEYEVLDRIGIGGMGSVYRARRRQDGRTVALKVPQDKYLADAKFVKRFYREAEVLKRFSHPNIVRVYDYRMQDPEHYIAMEFLDGSSLEDLLENRTLAFAESAQIIRALADALRHIHAQNVVHRDIKPANVMILKNAFTEGILREGGVKLMDFGIAVGKVLTRLTMTGARVGTPIYMAPEQAKGNRVDARSDVYSLGLLAYEMVTGQTAFKGSYEAVVHQQVFESPKPPKQVRLEVPGKLNDLILHMIEKDPASRPTLDDVIARIDAGVLSDDVFNDPVALALSVQEKRGTLRLLDLKGKLRASLRDQTAQGLPGAPNAMASDHAGNLYVTLLDYRQGKAGALVRKLDADGKELTSFGAYGLGEGELLQPVSVAVAQGHLYVLDAEAHHVVMFDLDGRFIRRFGGRGQGLGRFERPRCIVAAPDGHVYVLDTGNNEVQRFSAQGEYISRFAFRLDRNSDALRPLEGLGVDQFGAVYIVDSVARKVRKIEADGSPGLTFSMETLVGEPTDAPWLIQIGPDGQMYAVRQGGQVLRIYSSVGDLLSSNDMYAPVQAMSLLQRPHVLQPA; encoded by the coding sequence GTGACGCCCCTGCTGCTCGCCGCGCTCTTCATCGTCGGGGTGCTGCTGACGGTCCGGCTCGGCGAGCGCGTGCTGAGCATCGTGGCCGCCGTGGTCGTGGGCCTGCTGGGGCTGCTGCTGGGTGCGCTGGCCCTGGGCGTGGGGGGGCCGGGCGGCGCGGCGCAGCTGAGCGAACTGAGCCGCGCGCAGGGCGTGCTGGTGGCCGCCGGGTTCCTGATCACCACGGCGGCGTACCACATGGGCCGGATGGTCCTGCCGAGCCTGGATCGCCCGGGGCGCCGGCCGGTCAAGGTGCAGCGGACGGCTGCGCCCACCCAGGTGCCGCGCCGCTCGACGCTGAGCCCGTCCAAGGTCACCAGCGACCTGCGCTTCCAGGAGTACGAGGTGCTCGACCGGATCGGGATCGGTGGGATGGGCAGCGTGTACCGTGCGCGTCGCCGGCAGGACGGCCGCACGGTTGCCCTGAAGGTCCCGCAGGACAAGTACCTCGCGGACGCGAAGTTCGTCAAACGCTTCTACCGCGAGGCGGAGGTCCTCAAGCGGTTCAGTCATCCGAACATCGTGCGGGTGTACGACTACCGCATGCAGGATCCCGAGCATTACATCGCGATGGAATTCCTGGACGGCAGCAGTCTCGAGGACCTGCTGGAAAACCGCACGCTGGCCTTCGCGGAAAGCGCGCAGATCATTCGCGCCCTTGCCGACGCGCTGCGGCACATCCACGCGCAGAACGTCGTGCACCGCGACATCAAGCCCGCCAACGTCATGATCCTGAAAAACGCGTTCACGGAGGGCATCCTGCGGGAGGGCGGCGTGAAGCTCATGGACTTCGGCATCGCGGTCGGGAAGGTCCTGACCCGGCTGACCATGACGGGCGCGCGCGTCGGGACGCCCATCTACATGGCGCCCGAACAGGCCAAGGGCAACCGCGTGGACGCCCGCAGCGACGTGTACTCGCTCGGCCTGCTCGCCTACGAGATGGTCACCGGGCAGACTGCCTTCAAGGGCAGCTACGAGGCCGTCGTGCACCAGCAGGTCTTCGAGTCCCCCAAGCCGCCCAAGCAGGTTCGCCTGGAAGTGCCGGGGAAGCTGAACGACCTGATCCTGCACATGATCGAAAAGGACCCCGCCTCCCGCCCCACCCTGGACGACGTGATCGCCCGGATCGACGCCGGGGTGCTCAGCGATGACGTGTTCAACGACCCGGTCGCCCTGGCGCTGAGCGTGCAGGAGAAACGCGGCACGCTGCGCCTGCTGGACCTGAAAGGCAAGCTGCGCGCCAGTCTGCGCGACCAGACGGCGCAGGGCCTGCCGGGCGCCCCGAACGCCATGGCCAGCGACCACGCCGGCAACCTGTACGTGACCCTGCTCGACTACCGCCAGGGCAAGGCCGGCGCGCTGGTCCGCAAGCTTGACGCTGACGGCAAGGAGCTGACGTCCTTCGGAGCGTACGGTCTGGGCGAGGGTGAGCTGCTGCAACCGGTCAGCGTGGCTGTCGCGCAGGGCCACCTGTACGTCCTGGACGCCGAAGCGCACCACGTGGTGATGTTCGACCTGGACGGCAGGTTCATCCGCCGGTTCGGAGGGCGGGGCCAGGGTCTGGGCCGGTTCGAGCGGCCCCGCTGCATCGTGGCGGCGCCCGACGGGCACGTGTACGTGCTCGACACCGGCAACAACGAGGTGCAGCGGTTCAGCGCGCAGGGAGAGTACATCAGCCGCTTCGCGTTCCGCCTGGACCGCAACAGCGACGCCCTGCGTCCCCTCGAGGGGCTGGGCGTGGATCAGTTCGGGGCGGTATACATCGTGGACAGCGTGGCCCGCAAGGTGCGCAAGATCGAGGCGGACGGCTCGCCCGGCCTGACCTTCTCGATGGAGACCCTGGTGGGCGAACCCACCGACGCGCCCTGGCTGATTCAGATCGGTCCGGACGGGCAGATGTACGCCGTACGTCAGGGTGGACAGGTGCTGCGCATCTACTCCAGTGTCGGCGACCTGCTGTCCTCGAACGACATGTACGCGCCGGTGCAGGCCATGTCGCTGCTGCAGCGTCCCCACGTGCTGCAACCGGCCTGA
- a CDS encoding glutaredoxin family protein, with translation MPLPTLTLYTRAGCHLCEQAAAHLGAMDLAFTPVDIDTAPDLRLRWTDHVPVLAWTPPGQPEQVLGKGAFSRARLGALKLILMRAT, from the coding sequence GTGCCGCTGCCCACCCTGACGCTGTACACCCGCGCCGGATGCCACCTGTGTGAGCAGGCCGCCGCGCACCTGGGCGCGATGGACCTCGCGTTCACCCCGGTCGATATCGACACGGCCCCCGACCTGCGGCTCCGCTGGACCGATCACGTACCGGTCCTGGCCTGGACACCCCCAGGGCAGCCGGAGCAGGTGCTGGGCAAGGGAGCGTTCAGCCGCGCCCGACTGGGGGCCCTGAAGCTGATCCTGATGCGCGCGACCTGA
- the ftsY gene encoding signal recognition particle-docking protein FtsY produces the protein MSWLERLRDGLSKTRRQINDTAGFLGTDVRDVLTNRLETIEDLEYALIAADVGRAATEEILEDIRRSEGKNLQDALMDALTLQLEPDSKRAEFRKLGFSPDARRSSVDPRGHVVMVIGVNGVGKTTTIAKLGQYYVDRGKSVMFAAGDTFRAAAGTQLGVWGDRLGIPVVQGVDGGDPAAVAFDGAAARAARGTDLLFVDTAGRLHNKHNLMEELKKVRRVIEKADPNEPAEVWLVLDAVTGQNGLQQAKKFHESTPLTGVIVTKLDGTAKGGILVPIVRELGVPIKFIGVGEQPGDLQPFDSREFVRALFDVNIPRE, from the coding sequence GTGAGCTGGCTGGAGCGCCTCCGTGACGGGCTGTCCAAGACCCGCAGGCAGATCAACGACACCGCCGGTTTTCTCGGCACCGACGTCCGCGACGTCCTCACCAACCGCCTGGAGACCATCGAGGACCTCGAATACGCCCTGATCGCCGCTGACGTGGGCCGCGCCGCCACCGAGGAGATCCTGGAGGACATCCGCCGCAGCGAGGGCAAGAACCTTCAGGACGCGCTGATGGACGCCCTGACCCTGCAACTCGAACCGGACTCGAAACGTGCCGAGTTCCGCAAGCTGGGCTTCAGCCCGGACGCGCGGCGCAGCAGCGTGGACCCCAGAGGCCACGTCGTGATGGTCATCGGCGTGAATGGAGTGGGGAAGACCACCACCATCGCCAAGCTGGGGCAGTACTACGTGGACCGCGGGAAGAGCGTGATGTTCGCCGCGGGAGACACCTTCCGTGCCGCGGCGGGCACGCAGCTGGGCGTGTGGGGCGACCGCCTGGGCATCCCGGTCGTGCAGGGCGTGGACGGCGGCGACCCGGCCGCGGTCGCCTTTGACGGCGCCGCCGCCCGCGCGGCGCGCGGCACGGACCTGCTGTTCGTCGACACCGCCGGGAGATTGCACAACAAGCACAACCTGATGGAGGAACTGAAGAAGGTCCGCCGCGTGATCGAGAAAGCCGACCCGAACGAACCCGCCGAGGTGTGGCTGGTGCTGGACGCCGTGACCGGCCAGAACGGGCTGCAGCAGGCGAAGAAGTTCCACGAGTCCACGCCGCTGACCGGCGTGATCGTCACGAAACTGGACGGCACCGCCAAGGGCGGCATCCTGGTGCCGATCGTGCGGGAACTGGGCGTGCCGATCAAGTTCATCGGGGTGGGCGAGCAGCCCGGCGACCTGCAACCCTTCGACAGCCGCGAGTTTGTCCGCGCGCTGTTCGACGTGAACATCCCCCGCGAGTAA